A section of the Malus sylvestris chromosome 17, drMalSylv7.2, whole genome shotgun sequence genome encodes:
- the LOC126610955 gene encoding YTH domain-containing protein ECT4-like isoform X7, with protein sequence MAANQPQAPDHTSGYENGTAEWDEYSPYINTEGLEINSPGVYNENPSLVFHSGYGYNPQMPYGPYSPVTTPMPSVGGDAQLYSPQQYPFSGPPYYQQLGHPSMQYITSPTTVSQPELTTLVNIDQQGDNMLFGPRPGYHPSVGSFGRGNYPGNPGSQGFHDLQQGFDGFRSGGLWSDWPKPSDRHRSLTPFSPSVSPQPIGPLGSFGQNIGMASQEQRSMYGFGSGSNSYNRGYMPSGFNQGSGLGSSPFSSFGANNRGFLSLGNSKRHVRGSDPICSCNAPLDILCEQNRGPRASKPKSQIMADSCVENTKHNASTTKVLDELFNRPDFVTDYKDAKFFIIKSYSEDNVHKSIKYGVWASTPNGNRKLDAAYREAKEMHDGCTVFLFFSVNASAQFCGVAEMIGPVDFDKSLDYWQQDKWSGQFPVKWHMIKDVPNSQFRHIILENNDNKPVTNSRDTQEVKLEQGIELLNIFKNYETEMSILDDFEFYEDRQKAMQERKARQQASLIAVGVVGENEHKSTVQIPSDFIKHMSKSFAQVVRLDEGSKEPTTLSERASPASDGSIGARVKLEDAMPAPVPSAQTG encoded by the exons GTTATGAAAATGGAACTGCTGAGTGGGACGAATATTCTCCATACATCAACACTGAAGGATTGGAGATTAATTCTCCT GGTGTCTACAATGAGAATCCTTCTTTAGTCTTTCATTCTGGATATGGCTACAATCCACAAATGCCGTACGGGCCTTACTCCCCGGTTACAACACCAATGCCGTCCGTAGGTGGAGATGCACAGTTATATTCTCCCCAGCAATACCCATTTTCGGGACCGCCATATTATCAGCAGCTTGGTCATCCTAGCATGCAATATATTACCTCACCTACCACAGTGTCACAACCAGAGCTCACCACCTTAGTTAATATCGACCAACAAGGTGACAATATGCTTTTTGGACCAAGGCCTGGTTATCATCCTTCAGTGGGATCTTTTGGTAGAGGCAATTATCCTGGAAATCCTGGTAGTCAGGGTTTTCATGACTTGCAGCAAGGATTTGATGGATTTAGATCTGGAGGCCTTTGGTCAGACTGGCCGAAACCCTCAGATAGGCACAGGTCTTTGACTCCCTTTTCGCCATCAGTATCTCCACAGCCAATTGGCCCACTGGGCTCATTTGGGCAGAATATTGGAATG GCTTCTCAAGAACAAAGGTCGATGTATGGGTTTGGGTCTGGTTCAAACTCTTATAACAGAGGCTACATGCCCAGTGgttttaatcagggatctggcCTTGGAAGTTCACCATTTTCTAGCTTTGGAGCTAACAATCGTGGCTTTCTATCATTAGGAAATAGCAAGCGGCATGTGAGGGGCAGCGATCCTATATGCAGTTGCAATGCCCCCCTTGATATTCTTTGTGAGCAGAATCGAGGCCCGAGGGCCTCAAAGCCAAAGAGTCAAATCATGGCTGATAGCTGTGTGGAGAACACCAAACATAACGCTTCTACAACCAAGGTCCTTGATGAATTATTCAACAGGCCTGATTTTGTAACAGACTACAAAGATGCTAAGTTCTTCATTATCAAGTCATATAGTGAAGATAATGTTCACAAGAGCATCAAATATGGTGTCTGGGCCAGCACGCCAAATGGTAACAGAAAGTTGGATGCTGCATATCGTGAAGCTAAGGAGATGCATGATGGCTGCAccgtttttctcttcttttcg GTGAATGCTAGTGCTCAGTTCTGTGGGGTGGCTGAAATGATTGGACCTGTTGATTTTGACAAGAGTCTGGATTACTGGCAGCAAGACAAATGGAGTGGCCAGTTTCCTGTGAAGTGGCATATGATTAAAGACGTTCCCAACAGTCAGTTTCGTCACATCATTCTTGAAAATAATGACAACAAGCCTGTAACTAACAGCCGAGATACTCAAGAG GTAAAATTGGAGCAGGGAATTGAGTTGTTGAATATCTTCAAGAACTATGAAACAGAGATGTCGATTCTAgatgattttgaattttatgaAGACCGGCAGAAAGCAATGCAAGAGCGGAAGGCCAGACAGCAAGCCAGCCTGATTGCTGTCGGTGTAGTCGGAGAAAATGAGCACAAAAGTACTGTTCAAATTCCCAGTGATTTCATCAAGCACATGTCCAAGAGTTTTGCTCAAGTCGTCCGCTTGGATGAGGGCAGTAAAGAGCCTACTACCCTTTCCGAAAGAGCTAGTCCTGCTTCCGACGGCTCCATTGGTGCCAGAGTAAAACTTGAAGATGCGATGCCAGCTCCCGTGCCTTCCGCTCAGACCGGTTAG
- the LOC126610955 gene encoding YTH domain-containing protein ECT4-like isoform X8, which produces MSQKMRGYENGTAEWDEYSPYINTEGLEINSPGVYNENPSLVFHSGYGYNPQMPYGPYSPVTTPMPSVGGDAQLYSPQQYPFSGPPYYQQLGHPSMQYITSPTTVSQPELTTLVNIDQQGDNMLFGPRPGYHPSVGSFGRGNYPGNPGSQGFHDLQQGFDGFRSGGLWSDWPKPSDRHRSLTPFSPSVSPQPIGPLGSFGQNIGMASQEQRSMYGFGSGSNSYNRGYMPSGFNQGSGLGSSPFSSFGANNRGFLSLGNSKRHVRGSDPICSCNAPLDILCEQNRGPRASKPKSQIMADSCVENTKHNASTTKVLDELFNRPDFVTDYKDAKFFIIKSYSEDNVHKSIKYGVWASTPNGNRKLDAAYREAKEMHDGCTVFLFFSVNASAQFCGVAEMIGPVDFDKSLDYWQQDKWSGQFPVKWHMIKDVPNSQFRHIILENNDNKPVTNSRDTQEVKLEQGIELLNIFKNYETEMSILDDFEFYEDRQKAMQERKARQQASLIAVGVVGENEHKSTVQIPSDFIKHMSKSFAQVVRLDEGSKEPTTLSERASPASDGSIGARVKLEDAMPAPVPSAQTG; this is translated from the exons GTTATGAAAATGGAACTGCTGAGTGGGACGAATATTCTCCATACATCAACACTGAAGGATTGGAGATTAATTCTCCT GGTGTCTACAATGAGAATCCTTCTTTAGTCTTTCATTCTGGATATGGCTACAATCCACAAATGCCGTACGGGCCTTACTCCCCGGTTACAACACCAATGCCGTCCGTAGGTGGAGATGCACAGTTATATTCTCCCCAGCAATACCCATTTTCGGGACCGCCATATTATCAGCAGCTTGGTCATCCTAGCATGCAATATATTACCTCACCTACCACAGTGTCACAACCAGAGCTCACCACCTTAGTTAATATCGACCAACAAGGTGACAATATGCTTTTTGGACCAAGGCCTGGTTATCATCCTTCAGTGGGATCTTTTGGTAGAGGCAATTATCCTGGAAATCCTGGTAGTCAGGGTTTTCATGACTTGCAGCAAGGATTTGATGGATTTAGATCTGGAGGCCTTTGGTCAGACTGGCCGAAACCCTCAGATAGGCACAGGTCTTTGACTCCCTTTTCGCCATCAGTATCTCCACAGCCAATTGGCCCACTGGGCTCATTTGGGCAGAATATTGGAATG GCTTCTCAAGAACAAAGGTCGATGTATGGGTTTGGGTCTGGTTCAAACTCTTATAACAGAGGCTACATGCCCAGTGgttttaatcagggatctggcCTTGGAAGTTCACCATTTTCTAGCTTTGGAGCTAACAATCGTGGCTTTCTATCATTAGGAAATAGCAAGCGGCATGTGAGGGGCAGCGATCCTATATGCAGTTGCAATGCCCCCCTTGATATTCTTTGTGAGCAGAATCGAGGCCCGAGGGCCTCAAAGCCAAAGAGTCAAATCATGGCTGATAGCTGTGTGGAGAACACCAAACATAACGCTTCTACAACCAAGGTCCTTGATGAATTATTCAACAGGCCTGATTTTGTAACAGACTACAAAGATGCTAAGTTCTTCATTATCAAGTCATATAGTGAAGATAATGTTCACAAGAGCATCAAATATGGTGTCTGGGCCAGCACGCCAAATGGTAACAGAAAGTTGGATGCTGCATATCGTGAAGCTAAGGAGATGCATGATGGCTGCAccgtttttctcttcttttcg GTGAATGCTAGTGCTCAGTTCTGTGGGGTGGCTGAAATGATTGGACCTGTTGATTTTGACAAGAGTCTGGATTACTGGCAGCAAGACAAATGGAGTGGCCAGTTTCCTGTGAAGTGGCATATGATTAAAGACGTTCCCAACAGTCAGTTTCGTCACATCATTCTTGAAAATAATGACAACAAGCCTGTAACTAACAGCCGAGATACTCAAGAG GTAAAATTGGAGCAGGGAATTGAGTTGTTGAATATCTTCAAGAACTATGAAACAGAGATGTCGATTCTAgatgattttgaattttatgaAGACCGGCAGAAAGCAATGCAAGAGCGGAAGGCCAGACAGCAAGCCAGCCTGATTGCTGTCGGTGTAGTCGGAGAAAATGAGCACAAAAGTACTGTTCAAATTCCCAGTGATTTCATCAAGCACATGTCCAAGAGTTTTGCTCAAGTCGTCCGCTTGGATGAGGGCAGTAAAGAGCCTACTACCCTTTCCGAAAGAGCTAGTCCTGCTTCCGACGGCTCCATTGGTGCCAGAGTAAAACTTGAAGATGCGATGCCAGCTCCCGTGCCTTCCGCTCAGACCGGTTAG
- the LOC126610955 gene encoding YTH domain-containing protein ECT4-like isoform X9: protein MPYGPYSPVTTPMPSVGGDAQLYSPQQYPFSGPPYYQQLGHPSMQYITSPTTVSQPELTTLVNIDQQGDNMLFGPRPGYHPSVGSFGRGNYPGNPGSQGFHDLQQGFDGFRSGGLWSDWPKPSDRHRSLTPFSPSVSPQPIGPLGSFGQNIGMASQEQRSMYGFGSGSNSYNRGYMPSGFNQGSGLGSSPFSSFGANNRGFLSLGNSKRHVRGSDPICSCNAPLDILCEQNRGPRASKPKSQIMADSCVENTKHNASTTKVLDELFNRPDFVTDYKDAKFFIIKSYSEDNVHKSIKYGVWASTPNGNRKLDAAYREAKEMHDGCTVFLFFSVNASAQFCGVAEMIGPVDFDKSLDYWQQDKWSGQFPVKWHMIKDVPNSQFRHIILENNDNKPVTNSRDTQEVKLEQGIELLNIFKNYETEMSILDDFEFYEDRQKAMQERKARQQASLIAVGVVGENEHKSTVQIPSDFIKHMSKSFAQVVRLDEGSKEPTTLSERASPASDGSIGARVKLEDAMPAPVPSAQTG from the exons ATGCCGTACGGGCCTTACTCCCCGGTTACAACACCAATGCCGTCCGTAGGTGGAGATGCACAGTTATATTCTCCCCAGCAATACCCATTTTCGGGACCGCCATATTATCAGCAGCTTGGTCATCCTAGCATGCAATATATTACCTCACCTACCACAGTGTCACAACCAGAGCTCACCACCTTAGTTAATATCGACCAACAAGGTGACAATATGCTTTTTGGACCAAGGCCTGGTTATCATCCTTCAGTGGGATCTTTTGGTAGAGGCAATTATCCTGGAAATCCTGGTAGTCAGGGTTTTCATGACTTGCAGCAAGGATTTGATGGATTTAGATCTGGAGGCCTTTGGTCAGACTGGCCGAAACCCTCAGATAGGCACAGGTCTTTGACTCCCTTTTCGCCATCAGTATCTCCACAGCCAATTGGCCCACTGGGCTCATTTGGGCAGAATATTGGAATG GCTTCTCAAGAACAAAGGTCGATGTATGGGTTTGGGTCTGGTTCAAACTCTTATAACAGAGGCTACATGCCCAGTGgttttaatcagggatctggcCTTGGAAGTTCACCATTTTCTAGCTTTGGAGCTAACAATCGTGGCTTTCTATCATTAGGAAATAGCAAGCGGCATGTGAGGGGCAGCGATCCTATATGCAGTTGCAATGCCCCCCTTGATATTCTTTGTGAGCAGAATCGAGGCCCGAGGGCCTCAAAGCCAAAGAGTCAAATCATGGCTGATAGCTGTGTGGAGAACACCAAACATAACGCTTCTACAACCAAGGTCCTTGATGAATTATTCAACAGGCCTGATTTTGTAACAGACTACAAAGATGCTAAGTTCTTCATTATCAAGTCATATAGTGAAGATAATGTTCACAAGAGCATCAAATATGGTGTCTGGGCCAGCACGCCAAATGGTAACAGAAAGTTGGATGCTGCATATCGTGAAGCTAAGGAGATGCATGATGGCTGCAccgtttttctcttcttttcg GTGAATGCTAGTGCTCAGTTCTGTGGGGTGGCTGAAATGATTGGACCTGTTGATTTTGACAAGAGTCTGGATTACTGGCAGCAAGACAAATGGAGTGGCCAGTTTCCTGTGAAGTGGCATATGATTAAAGACGTTCCCAACAGTCAGTTTCGTCACATCATTCTTGAAAATAATGACAACAAGCCTGTAACTAACAGCCGAGATACTCAAGAG GTAAAATTGGAGCAGGGAATTGAGTTGTTGAATATCTTCAAGAACTATGAAACAGAGATGTCGATTCTAgatgattttgaattttatgaAGACCGGCAGAAAGCAATGCAAGAGCGGAAGGCCAGACAGCAAGCCAGCCTGATTGCTGTCGGTGTAGTCGGAGAAAATGAGCACAAAAGTACTGTTCAAATTCCCAGTGATTTCATCAAGCACATGTCCAAGAGTTTTGCTCAAGTCGTCCGCTTGGATGAGGGCAGTAAAGAGCCTACTACCCTTTCCGAAAGAGCTAGTCCTGCTTCCGACGGCTCCATTGGTGCCAGAGTAAAACTTGAAGATGCGATGCCAGCTCCCGTGCCTTCCGCTCAGACCGGTTAG